The DNA sequence tgatccgattccagtgaggaccaaaaaaagggtccggcaccattttggtgtgaatgtgatTTCAGTCACACAGTTTGTACGGCTGAATTCACATCACACAGACATGACATGTGATCTACACAGCAATGTGATCCCAgccttagagagatttcctctcacttcctgtcctggtgacaacaataCAATGAGTGAGAGAAATCTGTACAGGGACACAGAcatataaaaatctgacaggggctctaaACCTTCCCCTTCCTTACTATACTAAACATATCATTCTTATTTCAGTCGGTGTTCCTGTTGGAGagttccctcatttcctgtctagataaatgttgtcaccgggacaggaagtgaggggaaatctctgtaatggagcTCCGGATAGAAGAAAAAAGCTGACAGGGAATCTAATCCTGACCCACTCTGCCTAAAAAACAGTCTTGACTCTctgatcacttttttttctttcagtaatAAATATCTAGATGACGTCTTCATAGATTTCCTCTACGATTGTACCATTTATTTCCATCTCTTTGTAGTATAGattgtatggagggggaggggaagagaggagaggtgacCCCATCCTATCCCATCACAGCGACCCCACCCCCCTCTATGTTTGATCATGGCTGCCCCCCCACAGAAGGACCACATGTGGGGGAGGggtaggaaggaggaggagggggaggagcagagagggggaggggcagggggaGGAGATGGCTGATGTCACATACTGTGACAAAACACAGAAAGTATTATGTCAGATTGTCATGGAAGATAAAACTTGCAGGAAGCCCCACCCACTGCGGAGTTCTCACATCTCCCGCctccccccacatatctttataccACCTCTCCATACACCTaacacagcatggaggggctcagtgaaggtggtggtgaaggtgtggagatgtcggatcgggtcacacagatcataaaaggagatccgcccggcctcataatccagatatattcTGACTCTGTTACTTGAGGGACTGGTGGGTAAGAGGGACCATTTACTGTCATGTGCCACTGAatactcatcatcatcatcatccttgtTCAATAcccaggacttcttattatttCCAATCACtgactccccccctctcctctctatactggggtaacacatcccgactctccatatatctgatcccccgacatccacttcccagtaatgtctccctgaggagaaactctgactgctcatcacctgaaaAGAACAatcctgaaatctctctggtgtttctgggtgaTTCTGGTTCCTATCTGActtggatacagttttcctgtcttctgatatctgtagattattattagctgtgtttccatccagtaatatgtctgcagctccctgtatatagtatacatatacctctcttattatatcagataaacctgtgtgtaagacccccgccacatccagaccccctccatcatggaggagcttctcatgtctctctctgtcctcattatctccatcctcagtatcacacaagtcacctgtgtctgattcctgtaagacagtcagtggatccgtcatgttacacagctcctcaatgtgacgcaacttcctggacagctcctccttctttatttccagatcccggatggagatggagatctgCTCTGCCCTCCTGGAGATGTTCCTCAGGATTCTCTTTTCCAGGttttccagacgtctcctgagatctctaaacaagacagtgactctctcggtgtcaccagctgcttcttcttctactttcctcctgtgttcctgcagactctggactctttcctccgtctcctctctctttgtcagaagattctgcagaacattcctcagtgtctccttcttcttctcagaagcctcatccagtgtCTCCACCTGGTGTCCCTGATGTTCTCCAGCCAAACTGCAGGACACGCAGATACAGGCGTTATCTTTGGTGCAAAAATACTTCAAAACTTCcttatggatggagcatttcctgctctccatggacaaggtggggtcacataagatgtgttctggggactttttgtggactcttaggtgtttatcacacagagaaacctcacagtgtagacaggatctaacagcaggtacaggagagtccccacagtaagtacagaagaccccggactcctcccgatctgggtgagcagacaggaaagtctctgctatgttacgtagtgttatgttcctgtgcagtgcaggaCGACTCCTGAACCTTTTTCTGCATACAGGGCAGAAGAAATCTCCAGACcccccctgtgtatccagcacacgatcaatacagtcCCAGCAGAAGTTATGTCCACATATCAGCATTGCAGGAtcggtataaatgttcagacagacggaacatttcagctcagctctcagatcaccagacgccattgctgacaggggaggagaaatgaAACTGAGAGTCTCTGACACCAGAGAGGAatgtggatgggggaggggtgacatcCTCCTACACAGGGTGAGGCTGGATGAATATTataggacacggagatcagagtACAGAAGGGAGAAGATTAGTTTTGCAGTAGTAATGATAATTATACCTCCCAACATtagaagagagaaagagggaaagacGGGATGTGGAGAAGACATGCGGAGCACTAAGTACAATGACATGAAAAGTGGAGATGACTACATCATGATTAAAAGGAAATTGGttatataaccacttgacctccagaagatttacccccttcatgatcaggtaattttttgcgatacaacactgcgttactttaactcataattgcgcggtcatgcaacattgtacataaattacatttatataatagagctttcttctggtggtatctgatcaccactgcattttttttgagctataaaaaaataaataaacaacaattttggaaaaaatatatttttagtttctaatcatttttattagaatttttgcATACCATACAGGAAGTTGCATACATTTCTAATGAAGTAAGAAAAGTTACACAGAAAGTATCTTACATTTATGAACATCACTTATAAGCCGAACTGAGTGTTATAGTTGCAAAACTGTCACTACCAAATTAACTCACTGCAGCTATATGAGGCTCAGTTATGTCCTGTAGTCAAGCTTAACTCAGTAGTGTAGCAAACTTCTCTGTTCAAAGCAaagtaataaaaggaaaaaaaaaaaaatttcgatgTATTAATATAAAGAAACCAATGAACAAAGTATGAACAGTCCTGTATGTCAGAGAGCTATACCGGTGCCCAAGGATCAGAGGATAACCCCATGAGGGTAATATTACAGTTAAGGTACCTTCAGTGATTTCCATTGGAGATCTCAAGAGACAGAAAGGTAAATTCGAGTCAGTTGATCTGTATTTACTGTACGGAATTATCCGAGGGAGCCCATCTGTGCGGGAGGAAAGGTAGATGTGGGGATTCGTCTCTGGGGGATGAACGCCGGATGACCCAGGGACCCCTCACACACCCCCCTGTGGTTTCTTCCTGTAGGTGTGTTTAGGTTCTGCCCCGAGTCAGCCGACTCCCCCAGGAGCGTTATGAACTGGTTGGAAGGGCTATAAAAGCGGAGCCCTCCATTTCCAATTCACAACTGCGGTAACTAGTGAACCTCTAGTGAGGAGAAGAAGGGGTCCCTCGGATACTCTGGTTAACACTCTCTTAAGAATTCCCCTCTGGGTGCGTATATGTCAAGTTGTACCTGATGAATAGAAGGATCTGAGCAAACCCATAAAGAAAAGATAAGAAACGTGTGAAAAGGGTTGAGAAAAGAGGGGAAAGGTAGGGTGAGGTTCAGTTAATAACAGAAACTAAACTTGTGTCAGGATCAATACCGGTATGAGAGTTATGTTGCAGAatgtggcccagggttcccagacggTATTAAACTTCCCAATTTTGTCATTCAGCTTCGctactatttgttcctgggacataatccaggacACCTTTCTCTTGCAATACTGGAAGGAAACCGTGGGTCTCTTCCATGCTTTTGCTATGGTGATTTTCGCACCCAATAAAATAAAGTAGGGTAGTACCTGTAGGTGCTTAGGTGTATTGGGTATATTGTGGTTAAGAAAGGCAATGTGTGGGTTGGGGGCCACCGAGACCTTTATTAGTTTACCAATTGTACGGAAGATTTTCTTCCAAAAGGTTCATATGGGGGGACAAGTCCACCATGTATGTAGCATTGTACCCACAAGTCCACATCCCCTAAAGCAGAGAGGTGAAGTCCCAGGGTATATCAATGCCAATCTGGATGGGAcataataccacctggtcaggacCTTTAGGCTGGCCTCTATAAGGGAGATGTTACAAATACCTCTATAGGAGCGTGTCCAGGATCGGAACCAGTCTGTTGTCTGCCACATTTCGCCtatgtcctcctcccaggtctttgcGTAGGATGGCTTTTCCAGATTTGTCTGTAGTGCGGTATAAATCAAGGagattcctcccttttgttccGAAAAGTTAGAGCACCAGTGTTCATAAGGAGTTATTGAGGGAGGTTCAGGTTTGGTGATCCAAATAGGGTTTAAGAAGTGGGAGATTTGTGTAAATCTGAACTGTTCCGTGTCAGGCATTTCTAGTTTACGCTTACAATAAGACAGGGTAAGAGGGACGTCTGGGGAAAGCAAATGTCCTATCCGGTAAAGGCCTTTGCCAGTCCACCATCGGAATGCTTGGATGTTCATTCCTGGTGGAAATTTAGCATTATGGAATATGTGGGATAAAGGTTTGAGTGGTGATATAAGGGAGGGGTGTTTAAATAATTGAGTGCATAGTGCAATAGAGTGAGAAACTGTGGGGGCCATTATGGCAGGTCTTTGTTTAGGGTCACACCAAAGGAGAAAATCAATGGTATTGAGGGGTGTAGCCCACCTTTCCATTGAGAGCCACACGGGCTTCGGGCCCTTAGTGAAAATGATTGATATTTGCGATAATGAAAGTAGCCCCAGAGGTCCGGAAGGCCTAAACCTCCCTGTGACTTAAGGCGATGAAGTATTTTGGATGGGCATCTATAACCCTTATTGCCCCAGACAAAGCGTGTAATCTCTGATTGGAATTTGCGAAGAACATTCCTCGGAAGCGGGATTGATAGAGAGTGGAACAGGTATAAAAGACGGGGAAGGAGAGTCAACTTTACAGCGTGGACttttcccagccaggacagaccacatctcgacCACTTTTGGAGATCCCCCCTGCACCTGTTGATCATGGGGGGATAGTTAGCTTTAAAGAGGTTATTTATATCTGGGCTTAAATTAATCCCTAGATAGGGGATAGTCGTGGGGGCCCAGGAAAACTCAAAGTTGTTAGTTAGTTGTGTCACCATGTCAGAATGAACAGTGATGTTTAAGGCAAATGATTTAGACATGTA is a window from the Aquarana catesbeiana isolate 2022-GZ linkage group LG03, ASM4218655v1, whole genome shotgun sequence genome containing:
- the LOC141133813 gene encoding E3 ubiquitin-protein ligase TRIM39-like; this translates as MSPLPHPHSSLVSETLSFISPPLSAMASGDLRAELKCSVCLNIYTDPAMLICGHNFCWDCIDRVLDTQGGSGDFFCPVCRKRFRSRPALHRNITLRNIAETFLSAHPDREESGVFCTYCGDSPVPAVRSCLHCEVSLCDKHLRVHKKSPEHILCDPTLSMESRKCSIHKEVLKYFCTKDNACICVSCSLAGEHQGHQVETLDEASEKKKETLRNVLQNLLTKREETEERVQSLQEHRRKVEEEAAGDTERVTVLFRDLRRRLENLEKRILRNISRRAEQISISIRDLEIKKEELSRKLRHIEELCNMTDPLTVLQESDTGDLCDTEDGDNEDRERHEKLLHDGGGLDVAGVLHTGLSDIIREVYVYYIQGAADILLDGNTANNNLQISEDRKTVSKSDRNQNHPETPERFQDCSFQVMSSQSFSSGRHYWEVDVGGSDIWRVGMCYPSIERRGGESVIGNNKKSWVLNKDDDDDEYSVAHDSKWSLLPTSPSSNRVRIYLDYEAGRISFYDLCDPIRHLHTFTTTFTEPLHAVLGVWRGGIKICGGRREM